A genomic segment from Montipora foliosa isolate CH-2021 chromosome 9, ASM3666993v2, whole genome shotgun sequence encodes:
- the LOC137971474 gene encoding uncharacterized protein — MSTISGNAGLPTFEVLEATFNHVAPHVKRRTQSLSLFQEMVMVLMKLRLSAPHQHLAYRFGVSMSTVSRTFAHWLVIMDVWLSPLIRWPEREELWKTMPQCFKFSFGNKTTVIIDCFEFFCVKPTNLLASAQTFSSYKHHNTVKVLIGITPQGCISFVSEAWGGRTSDTYLTENCGLLNNLLPRDLVMADRGFTVHDGVALKQAKLIIPAFTKGKEQLDPVDVERTRGIAHVRIHVERVIGLLRRKYTILENTLSVDFLTCNPTGNPEIQVPMIDHILRVCSGLVNLCGPIVPFD; from the coding sequence atgtccacgatttctggcaatgcTGGTTTGCCAACATTTGAAGTACTGGAAGCCACTTTTAATCATGTTGCACCCCATGTCAAACGAAGAACACAATCCCTTTCTTTATTTCAAGAGATGGTTATGGTACTGATGAAATTGAGACTCAGTGCTCCACACCAACACTTGGCCTACCGATTTGGAGTCTCTATGTCCACAGTATCAAGGACATTTGCACACTGGCTGGTCATCATGGATGTGTGGTTGTCCCCACTGATCAGGTGGCCAGAGAGGGAAGAACTTTGGAAGACCATGCCCCAGTGTTTTAAGTTTTCGTTTGGAAATAAGACAACCGTCattattgactgttttgaatttttttgtgtaAAACCGACAAACCTCCTGGCTAGTGCACAAACGTTCAGCTCGTACAAACACCACAACACAGTCAAGGTCCTCATCGGCATAACCCCTCAAGGCTGCATCTCCTTTGTCTCAGAAGCCTGGGGGGGACGCACCTCAGACACGTATCTCACGGAAAATTGTGGGCTGCTCAACAACTTGCTTCCTAGGGATCTAGTTATGGCAGACAGGGGATTCACTGTTCACGATGGTGTTGCCCTTAAACAAGCAAAACTCATAATTCCAGCATTCactaaaggaaaagaacaacTGGACCCTGTTGACGTTGAAAGAACAAGGGGGATCGCACATGTTAGGATCCACGTTGAACGAGTTATAGGACTTTTACGCAGGAAATACACTATTCTTGAGAATACGTTGTCAGTAGATTTTTTAACCTGTAATCCAACTGGAAATCCTGAGATCCAGGTACCTATGATCGACCACATACTCAGAGTTTGCTCTGGACTTGTCAATCTATGTGGCCCCATTGTCCCATTTGATTAG